A portion of the Streptomyces sp. NBC_00376 genome contains these proteins:
- a CDS encoding glycerol-3-phosphate dehydrogenase/oxidase produces the protein MTTLQSVPALGTHPASGSLPSRAETREQLSKAAYDLLVIGGGILGISTAWHAAQSGLRVALVDAGDFAGATSSASSKLLHGGLRYLQTGAVKLVAENHFERRAVSRQVAPHLANPLTFYLPVYKGGPHGAAKLGAGVFAYSALSAFGDGVGHVISPAKARRDVPELRTDNLKAVAVYGDDQMNDARMALMTVRAAVDAGAVVLNHAAVTGLRFTRGRVTGADLEDRLDGTEFGVNARLVLNATGPWVDHLRRMENPDAAPSIRLSKGAHLVLKRTRPWKAALATPIDKYRITFALPWEDMLLLGTTDEAYEGDPADVAVNEKDTAQILDEAAFSIRDQQLSRDLITYSFAGLRVLPGGPGDTSKAKRETVVTEGRGGMLSVAGGKWTTFRHIGRTVMSKLAALPGHPLAEDMEPISRLPKKLPLPGIANPNAVAHRLLIDGAAPGPRMSADTARHLATHYGSLSFDIARMANENPALAERIHPDAPEIWAQVAYARDHEWAETADDVLRRRTTLTIRGLATDEIRAGVESMLGDRD, from the coding sequence ATGACCACCCTGCAGAGCGTCCCGGCCCTCGGGACCCACCCGGCCTCCGGCTCCCTCCCGAGCCGTGCCGAAACCCGGGAGCAGCTGTCCAAGGCGGCGTACGACCTCCTGGTGATCGGTGGCGGCATCCTGGGCATCTCCACCGCCTGGCACGCCGCGCAGTCCGGGCTGCGGGTGGCTCTGGTGGACGCCGGCGACTTCGCCGGCGCCACTTCCTCCGCCTCCTCCAAGCTGCTCCACGGCGGTCTGCGCTACCTGCAGACCGGCGCGGTGAAGCTGGTCGCGGAGAACCACTTCGAGCGCCGTGCGGTGTCCCGCCAGGTGGCCCCCCACCTGGCCAATCCGCTCACCTTCTACCTGCCGGTCTACAAGGGCGGCCCGCACGGCGCGGCCAAGCTCGGCGCGGGGGTGTTCGCCTACTCGGCGCTCTCCGCGTTCGGTGACGGCGTCGGGCATGTCATCAGCCCGGCGAAGGCCCGGCGCGATGTGCCGGAGCTGCGTACGGACAACCTGAAGGCCGTCGCGGTCTACGGCGACGACCAGATGAACGACGCCCGGATGGCGCTGATGACGGTGCGCGCGGCCGTCGACGCGGGTGCGGTCGTGCTCAACCACGCGGCGGTGACCGGGCTGCGGTTCACCAGGGGCCGGGTGACCGGCGCCGATCTCGAGGACCGCCTGGACGGCACGGAGTTCGGTGTCAACGCCCGTCTCGTGCTGAACGCCACCGGGCCGTGGGTCGACCACCTGCGCAGGATGGAGAACCCGGACGCGGCGCCTTCCATACGCCTGTCCAAGGGCGCGCACCTAGTCCTGAAGCGCACCCGTCCGTGGAAGGCCGCGCTGGCCACCCCGATCGACAAGTACCGCATCACGTTCGCCCTGCCGTGGGAGGACATGCTGCTGCTCGGCACGACGGACGAGGCGTACGAGGGCGATCCCGCGGACGTCGCGGTCAACGAGAAGGACACCGCACAGATCCTCGACGAGGCGGCGTTCTCCATCCGGGACCAGCAGCTCTCGCGCGATCTGATCACGTACTCCTTCGCCGGTCTGCGGGTGCTGCCGGGCGGCCCCGGCGACACGTCCAAGGCCAAGCGCGAGACGGTCGTGACGGAGGGGCGCGGCGGGATGCTGTCGGTCGCGGGCGGCAAGTGGACGACGTTCCGCCACATCGGCCGTACGGTGATGAGCAAGCTGGCCGCGCTCCCCGGGCACCCGCTCGCGGAGGACATGGAGCCGATCTCGCGGCTGCCGAAGAAGCTCCCGCTGCCCGGCATCGCCAACCCGAACGCGGTGGCGCACCGGCTGCTGATCGACGGCGCCGCGCCGGGTCCCCGGATGTCGGCCGACACCGCGCGGCACCTCGCCACGCACTACGGTTCGCTCTCCTTCGACATCGCCCGGATGGCGAACGAGAACCCGGCGCTGGCCGAGCGCATCCACCCGGACGCGCCGGAGATCTGGGCGCAGGTCGCCTACGCCCGTGACCACGAGTGGGCCGAGACGGCGGACGACGTGCTGCGCCGCCGCACCACGCTCACGATCCGGGGCCTGGCGACGGACGAGATCCGGGCGGGCGTCGAGTCGATGCTCGGCGACCGGGACTGA
- the glpK gene encoding glycerol kinase GlpK has product MTDAHTTGPFIAAIDQGTTSSRCIVFDKDGRIVSVDQKEHEQIFPKPGWVEHNATEIWENVQEVVAGAIVKAGITAADVKAIGITNQRETTLLWDKNTGEPVHNALVWQDTRTDALCKELGRNVGQDRFRRETGLPLASYFAGPKVRWLLDNVEGLRERAERGDILFGTMDSWVIWNLTGGTDGGVHVTDVTNASRTLLMNLHEMQWDERILQSMEIPAAVLPEIRSSAEVYGNAKGGVLDGVPVASALGDQQAALFGQTCFSEGEAKSTYGTGTFMLMNTGETPVNSYNGLLTTVGYRIGDQKPVYALEGSIAVTGSLVQWMRDQMGLIKSAAEIETLASSVEDNGGAYFVPAFSGLFAPYWRSDARGVIAGLTRYVTKAHIARAVLEATAWQTREITDAMTKDSGVELTALKVDGGMTSNNLLMQTLADFLDAPVVRPMVAETTCLGAAYAAGLAVGFWPDTDALRANWRRAAEWTPRMDADTRDREYKSWLKAVERTMGWIEDEE; this is encoded by the coding sequence GTGACCGACGCACACACCACCGGCCCGTTCATCGCGGCCATCGACCAGGGCACCACCTCCAGCCGCTGCATCGTCTTCGACAAGGACGGCCGGATCGTCTCCGTCGACCAGAAGGAGCACGAGCAGATCTTCCCGAAGCCGGGCTGGGTCGAGCACAACGCGACCGAGATCTGGGAGAACGTCCAGGAAGTCGTGGCCGGCGCCATCGTCAAGGCGGGCATCACCGCCGCCGACGTGAAGGCGATCGGCATCACGAACCAGCGCGAGACCACGCTGCTCTGGGACAAGAACACCGGTGAGCCGGTCCACAACGCCCTCGTCTGGCAGGACACCCGGACGGACGCGCTCTGCAAGGAGCTCGGCCGCAATGTCGGGCAGGACCGTTTCCGCCGCGAGACCGGGCTGCCGCTCGCCTCTTACTTCGCCGGCCCCAAGGTCCGCTGGCTGCTCGACAACGTCGAGGGGCTGCGCGAGCGCGCCGAGCGCGGCGACATCCTCTTCGGCACCATGGACTCCTGGGTCATCTGGAACCTGACCGGCGGCACCGACGGCGGCGTCCACGTCACCGACGTCACCAACGCCTCGCGCACCCTCCTGATGAACCTGCACGAGATGCAGTGGGACGAGCGGATCCTGCAGTCGATGGAGATCCCGGCCGCGGTGCTCCCCGAGATCCGTTCCTCCGCCGAGGTGTACGGCAACGCCAAGGGCGGCGTGCTCGACGGGGTCCCGGTGGCGTCCGCGCTCGGTGACCAGCAGGCGGCCCTCTTCGGCCAGACCTGCTTCTCCGAGGGCGAGGCCAAGTCCACGTACGGCACCGGCACCTTCATGCTGATGAACACCGGTGAGACGCCCGTCAACTCGTACAACGGGCTGCTGACGACCGTCGGGTACCGGATCGGCGACCAGAAGCCGGTCTACGCCCTGGAGGGCTCCATCGCCGTCACCGGTTCGCTGGTGCAGTGGATGCGCGACCAGATGGGCCTGATCAAGTCCGCGGCCGAGATCGAGACCCTGGCCTCCTCGGTCGAGGACAACGGCGGCGCGTACTTCGTGCCCGCGTTCTCCGGTCTGTTCGCCCCGTACTGGCGCTCCGACGCCCGCGGTGTCATCGCCGGTCTGACCAGGTACGTCACCAAGGCACACATCGCCCGTGCCGTCCTGGAGGCCACCGCCTGGCAGACCCGCGAGATCACCGACGCCATGACCAAGGACTCCGGGGTCGAGCTGACCGCCCTGAAGGTCGACGGCGGCATGACCTCCAACAACCTGCTGATGCAGACGCTCGCCGACTTCCTGGACGCGCCCGTGGTGCGGCCCATGGTCGCCGAGACGACCTGCCTCGGCGCCGCCTACGCCGCCGGTCTGGCCGTCGGCTTCTGGCCGGACACCGACGCGCTGCGCGCCAACTGGCGCCGGGCCGCCGAGTGGACCCCCCGCATGGACGCGGACACCCGCGACCGCGAGTACAAGAGCTGGCTCAAGGCCGTGGAACGGACCATGGGCTGGATCGAAGACGAGGAGTAA